TACTATTAGGGTGGGCACAGTTGAAGGCCTGGAGTTTGTGGAATGTTAAGGATTTTGAGGGTAGTTTGAGGAGGTATGGGCAAAATAACTGTTGACAGTGCATAATATTCAACTAGAAACCATGGACTTCTATAAACACCAACTACATGACATTTCTCAGTAGCCTTATGGGGATAATGGACATGGTGGGTTGACCCAAAATGACTTTTAAGACTAAATGGACCAAGCAAAGAGGTACTTTTAAAGTGAATTTCTCTCCCTAGGGTGGCTAGGGGGAAAATTAACACTTATTTTCCTCATGTCCAATTTTCATGTCTTAATATACACCAGTGTAATTACCATTACTCTGCTGCATGAAATTCAGTATTCTATACATCCCACAAGTGTCCCAGCAGTGTCCACCTTTTATGTGAGTCAACGGTACTGTGGAGACCAAGCTAATTTTGTTTAGGTAAATCAGGACATTTGAGAGCCCTCTTTCAACAAGATCTTTCACTTCTCCTAAAGAGTGGTGgcattctttttacttttcttttagaaGAGCAGTTATATTAGGTTAATCTAAAAATATGGACCCtctattaattcatttttctgcataggATTATGAGAACAGACTATCTTTTGCAATTCCAAGCaaaattcaacttaaaaagaGCCCCTTGAGTACACCAGCAGAGGACTGCATTACCCCAATAAAGCTGTACGTTTTACCACATGCATCAACAAATCTACACAGCTAGTTCTGTACTCCTTTTTTCACAGAGTTTATTTTACACCTATCATACCAAACAGATTTTAAACACTGACATAGAAAACTCCCTAACAAGAAAAAgtagcgattttcaactggtgtgccatggcacactggtgtaatgcaagaatttttaaaacatgcaatacccgattatttagtcaggggcactgacctctttccccttagattgtcaaataaaaaatgacaacagccaacacaatagccacctgatgtgaataaatcaaaaattACACCAACTTTTTTTATCAGACCagcagaaaactaatacacattttggtgtgtcacagatgaaaaaatgttgaaaatcgcTGATAAAGCAAAAACAAGTGTTCATCTTATGAGAAACAAGATACACCATCACTTATAGTCTTCAAACATTATTGCACTTTAACTTTCATAATTTGACAATGCATTCACGAAACAATCTGCAGACTAGTTTTAACAAATTAAAGAACACTTTTAAGCAGACAAGACTGTCCTAAATTGTTTATTAGGTAAGAATTTTACAAACATGACACGTATTAGCGGTAACGGTGGAGCTGGAGAGTATTGCGCCTTCTCCAAGCTGCACGGCGCGAACCACCAATAGTATGGTGGAACTTGTGGCCCTTTCCAAGGCCACGGCTCTTGCGGCCTGCAGATGTCAGCCCTCGCATCTCCCTGTGCTTGTGGACTGGTTTGGTGATCCACTGGGTGTCAGGGTTCCttctgatagccttatggaatGGATCAATGAGGATAACCTCAAAGAATTTGTACGTGGAATCTTCACCAACCCAGTAAGAATTCAGGACTCTCAGAGCCCCACAGTGGCGCCCAGCTCGCTcctagaagaggaaaaaaggttAGCCTCCCACATTTCCCACAGTAGCACATTAGAAACCAAGATTTCTCTTCAGTTCACCACTAAACAAGAGACTGAGGTGTGACCATCAAGAATGAAAAGGTAAACTTACTCCCTATTATTCCCCCCATCTAATGACTGGGATTTGCGAATGCCCTTAAGGTCTAAATGTTAAGACTCTCTGGCTAACAAAATTTAGGATTCTGgaactttgtcttttttctaatACAACAAAGGGTGTCAGCAAACttttatatagaaaaccttaCTATTTTGCACATTTTAGACTTTGCAGGCCACAGTGGTTTCTTTGCCACAGCCTTCTCTGCCTTTTAAAAGCACATAGCTTCTATACACCTGGGGAAATGTGCTCTTCCAGACCAAGTATACTGCCCTTGAAATGCTTAGGTTCCAGATTCACACTAATCTTAAAACACAACTCTCCCATACACGTATGAGGAAAGACAAATTAGTAACAAAGACTTACAAAGTCTCATCTTTGACTGAAACTCTTTACCTAGATTAGTAACTAAAACTTCTAAAACAAGAAGGGCTCACTTAGG
This DNA window, taken from Phyllostomus discolor isolate MPI-MPIP mPhyDis1 chromosome 7, mPhyDis1.pri.v3, whole genome shotgun sequence, encodes the following:
- the RPL15 gene encoding 60S ribosomal protein L15, translating into MGAYKYIQELWRKKQSDVMRFLLRVRCWQYRQLSALHRAPRPTRPDKARRLGYKAKQGYVIYRIRVRRGGRKRPVPKGATYGKPVHHGVNQLKFARSLQSVAEERAGRHCGALRVLNSYWVGEDSTYKFFEVILIDPFHKAIRRNPDTQWITKPVHKHREMRGLTSAGRKSRGLGKGHKFHHTIGGSRRAAWRRRNTLQLHRYR